From one Actinomycetota bacterium genomic stretch:
- a CDS encoding flavodoxin family protein, with protein MDRRVRRPRAVGASRPRTAGDGGRGVRILAIDAGHRRSAVSRSVERASRAAEMAGAEVLRISLESHDIRFCTGCGICRASGACKISDDLPALAEMIRDADGIIIGTPGYFRRANNATQALLDRLGGYFAAHAREAESRACARGRHAIIITACSAPEPFAAFFGYSTGPIRELRRALQLAGIRTVGSLAVTDLWRRPIDELDCHKAESLGRILVGRL; from the coding sequence CTGGATCGACGCGTGCGCCGACCGCGTGCGGTCGGGGCTTCCCGCCCCCGCACTGCCGGGGATGGGGGGCGCGGGGTGAGGATACTGGCCATCGACGCCGGCCACAGGCGCAGCGCGGTGAGCCGCTCGGTCGAGCGGGCGTCCCGGGCGGCGGAGATGGCAGGCGCCGAGGTGCTGCGCATCTCCCTCGAATCGCACGACATCCGCTTCTGCACCGGCTGCGGCATCTGCCGCGCCAGCGGCGCCTGCAAGATCTCGGACGACCTGCCGGCGCTCGCGGAGATGATCCGCGACGCCGACGGCATCATCATCGGGACTCCCGGCTACTTCCGCCGGGCCAACAACGCCACGCAAGCGTTGCTCGATCGCCTGGGCGGCTACTTCGCGGCGCACGCGCGGGAAGCCGAGTCCCGCGCGTGCGCCCGGGGCCGCCACGCGATCATCATCACGGCCTGCTCGGCGCCCGAGCCGTTCGCGGCGTTCTTCGGGTACTCGACGGGTCCCATCCGCGAGCTGCGGCGCGCGCTCCAGCTCGCGGGGATACGGACGGTCGGCTCGCTGGCGGTCACGGACCTCTGGCGCCGGCCCATCGACGAACTCGACTGCCACAAGGCGGAATCTCTCGGCCGGATCCTCGTAGGGAGGCTCTAG
- a CDS encoding PadR family transcriptional regulator, whose amino-acid sequence MSLEHAILGFLAGGPMTGYDLKTRGFDRTASHVWTADQAQVYRTLDRLVKRRLATSRAVPQRGKPDRRLYSITPRGREELATWLAAHEELPPYRDPFLLRMLFASDLSDADLLRLLAETRDDYMRRLEQIRTRLAATPERNREDAVRRMTLEASAAAARSAIDWIDACADRVRSGLPAPALPGMGGAG is encoded by the coding sequence ATGTCATTGGAACACGCCATCCTCGGCTTTCTGGCCGGCGGACCTATGACGGGGTATGACCTGAAGACTCGGGGCTTCGACCGAACGGCTTCTCACGTGTGGACCGCCGACCAGGCGCAGGTCTACCGGACCCTCGACCGCCTCGTGAAGCGCCGCCTCGCCACCTCCCGGGCGGTCCCGCAGAGGGGCAAGCCGGACCGCCGGCTCTACTCGATCACCCCGCGCGGGCGCGAGGAACTGGCGACGTGGCTCGCCGCGCACGAGGAGCTGCCGCCCTACCGGGACCCCTTCCTGCTGCGGATGCTGTTCGCCTCGGACCTGTCCGACGCCGACCTGCTGCGCCTGCTCGCCGAGACGCGTGACGACTACATGCGCCGGCTCGAGCAGATCCGCACGCGGCTGGCCGCCACCCCCGAGCGCAACCGCGAGGACGCCGTGCGGCGCATGACCCTCGAAGCGTCGGCGGCTGCGGCGCGCAGCGCCATCGACTGGATCGACGCGTGCGCCGACCGCGTGCGGTCGGGGCTTCCCGCCCCCGCACTGCCGGGGATGGGGGGCGCGGGGTGA